One region of Trinickia violacea genomic DNA includes:
- the phaC gene encoding class I poly(R)-hydroxyalkanoic acid synthase — MTASKNSSTSSHPGTSSGSAPQQAGAGAADMQQMFDAWMNNWRSLANPANWQQAGQQAAAQMSAVGNGGSFPFSVPQMPSMPSIPGMPNFGPAAFGQAASQALAGLKVPTAAVPPARLQQLQADYSRDCLELLKQASGASSTVPELKDRRFSADAWRSTPAYAYTAAWYLLNARYLQELADAIETDPKTRERIRFAVQQWTAAAAPSNFFALNPEAQKTLLESQGESLRQGVLNLLADLQRGKISQSDETRFIVGKNLATTEGAVVFENDLIQLIQYKPRTGTVFERPLLIVPPCINKYYILDLQPESSLVAYALESGHPVYLISWRNADASIAGKTWDDYMEDGVLAAIDVVKRVSGREQINTLGFCVGGTMLATALAVLASRGEHPAASMTLLTAMLDFSDTGVLDVFVDEPHVQMREQTIGGKNGTPPGLMRGVEFANTFSFLRPNDLVWNYVVDNYLKGRTPAPFDLLFWNSDSTNLPGPMYAWYLRHTYLENRLREPGALTVCGEAVDLSRIDVPTFIYGSREDHIVPWQTAYASAPLLTGPLRFVLGASGHIAGVINPPVKNKRSYWVVEDLEKTLPEDPDDWFGEATEKPGSWWPEWTSWLDQYGGKKVKPPAQLGSAEYPVVEAAPGRYVQQRD; from the coding sequence ATGACTGCATCAAAAAATTCTTCGACTTCCTCTCACCCGGGGACTTCGTCGGGTAGCGCGCCGCAGCAAGCCGGAGCAGGCGCCGCCGACATGCAGCAAATGTTTGACGCCTGGATGAACAACTGGCGTTCGCTCGCGAATCCCGCAAACTGGCAGCAAGCCGGCCAACAGGCGGCAGCTCAGATGAGCGCCGTGGGCAACGGCGGGTCGTTTCCGTTCTCGGTGCCGCAGATGCCGTCGATGCCCTCGATCCCAGGGATGCCGAATTTCGGTCCTGCGGCCTTCGGTCAGGCGGCATCGCAAGCGCTCGCTGGCCTGAAAGTTCCCACCGCAGCCGTTCCTCCGGCCCGTCTGCAGCAATTGCAGGCGGACTACTCGCGCGATTGTCTCGAACTCCTCAAGCAAGCCAGCGGCGCAAGCAGCACGGTGCCTGAGTTGAAGGACCGGCGCTTCAGCGCGGACGCGTGGAGGTCCACGCCGGCTTATGCGTACACCGCGGCGTGGTACCTGCTCAATGCGCGCTATCTGCAGGAACTGGCCGACGCGATCGAGACCGATCCGAAAACGCGCGAACGCATCCGCTTCGCCGTTCAGCAATGGACGGCAGCCGCGGCCCCCAGCAATTTCTTTGCGCTGAATCCCGAGGCGCAGAAAACCTTGCTCGAGAGCCAAGGCGAGAGCTTGCGGCAGGGCGTGCTGAACCTGCTCGCCGATTTGCAGCGCGGAAAGATTTCGCAGAGCGACGAAACGCGCTTCATCGTCGGCAAGAATTTGGCGACGACCGAAGGCGCTGTCGTCTTCGAAAACGATTTGATCCAGTTGATTCAGTACAAGCCGCGCACGGGGACCGTCTTCGAGCGGCCGCTTCTGATCGTGCCGCCTTGCATCAACAAGTACTACATCCTCGATCTGCAGCCCGAAAGTTCGCTCGTGGCGTATGCCCTGGAAAGCGGGCATCCGGTGTATTTGATTTCGTGGCGCAATGCCGACGCATCGATCGCCGGCAAGACGTGGGACGACTACATGGAAGACGGCGTGCTTGCCGCCATCGACGTCGTCAAGCGAGTGAGCGGGCGCGAGCAGATCAACACGCTCGGCTTTTGCGTCGGCGGCACGATGCTCGCGACGGCGCTCGCGGTGCTGGCCTCGCGCGGCGAGCATCCGGCGGCGTCGATGACGCTCCTGACCGCGATGCTCGACTTCTCCGATACCGGCGTGCTCGACGTCTTCGTCGACGAGCCGCACGTGCAGATGCGCGAGCAGACCATCGGGGGCAAGAATGGCACGCCTCCCGGCTTGATGCGCGGTGTCGAATTCGCCAATACGTTTTCGTTCCTGCGTCCGAACGACCTAGTGTGGAACTACGTCGTCGACAACTATCTAAAGGGCCGCACGCCTGCGCCGTTCGATCTGCTGTTCTGGAACAGCGACTCGACGAATCTGCCGGGGCCGATGTATGCGTGGTACCTGCGGCATACGTATCTGGAGAATCGCCTGCGCGAGCCCGGTGCGTTGACCGTCTGCGGTGAAGCCGTCGATCTGTCGCGCATCGACGTGCCGACCTTCATCTACGGTTCACGCGAGGACCATATCGTGCCGTGGCAAACGGCCTATGCGTCGGCGCCGCTGCTCACCGGGCCCCTGCGCTTCGTGCTGGGCGCGTCGGGGCATATCGCGGGCGTTATCAATCCGCCCGTCAAGAACAAGCGTAGCTACTGGGTGGTCGAAGACTTAGAGAAGACGCTGCCGGAAGATCCCGACGACTGGTTTGGCGAAGCGACCGAAAAGCCGGGCAGTTGGTGGCCGGAATGGACCAGTTGGCTCGATCAATACGGCGGCAAGAAGGTGAAGCCGCCGGCGCAGCTCGGTTCCGCGGAGTATCCCGTGGTCGAGGCGGCGCCGGGGCGCTATGTGCAGCAGCGCGACTGA
- a CDS encoding acetyl-CoA C-acetyltransferase: MTDVVIVSAARTGVGKFGGSLAKIAAPELGATVIRAVLERSGIKPEQVSEVIMGQVLAAGSGQNPARQSLIKAGLPSAVPGMTINKVCGSGLKAVMLAANAIIAGDADIVLAGGQENMSAAPHVLLGSRDGFRMGDAKLTDTMIVDGLWDVYNQYHMGITAENVAKEYGITREDQDKFAALSQNKAEAAQKAGRFDDEIVPVEIPQRKGEPLRFATDEFVRHGVTAESLAGLKPAFTKEGTVTAANASGLNDGAAAVVVMSAKKAEALGLTPLARIKAYASAGVDPKVMGMGPVPASKRCLERAGWSASDLDLMEINEAFAAQALAVHKQMGWDTSKVNVNGGAIAIGHPIGASGCRILVTLLHEMQKRDAKRGLASLCIGGGMGVALAVERA, from the coding sequence ATGACTGACGTAGTGATCGTATCGGCCGCCCGTACCGGGGTTGGCAAATTCGGCGGTTCTCTCGCCAAGATCGCGGCGCCCGAACTCGGCGCAACGGTGATCCGCGCGGTGCTCGAGCGTTCGGGCATCAAGCCTGAGCAAGTGAGCGAAGTCATCATGGGGCAGGTGCTGGCGGCCGGTTCCGGTCAGAACCCGGCGCGCCAGTCGCTGATCAAGGCCGGGCTGCCGAGCGCGGTGCCGGGCATGACGATCAACAAGGTGTGCGGCTCGGGCCTAAAGGCCGTGATGCTGGCCGCCAACGCGATCATCGCGGGCGATGCGGACATCGTCCTCGCCGGCGGTCAGGAAAACATGAGCGCGGCGCCGCACGTGCTGCTCGGTTCGCGCGACGGCTTCCGCATGGGCGACGCGAAACTGACCGACACGATGATCGTCGACGGCCTGTGGGACGTCTACAACCAGTACCACATGGGCATCACCGCGGAAAACGTCGCCAAGGAATACGGCATCACGCGCGAAGACCAGGACAAGTTCGCGGCGCTGTCGCAGAACAAGGCGGAAGCCGCGCAGAAGGCCGGGCGTTTCGACGACGAAATCGTGCCGGTCGAGATTCCGCAGAGGAAAGGCGAGCCGCTGCGCTTCGCCACCGACGAATTCGTGCGCCATGGCGTGACGGCCGAATCGCTCGCGGGCCTGAAGCCCGCGTTCACGAAGGAAGGCACGGTGACGGCGGCTAACGCGTCGGGCCTCAACGATGGCGCTGCGGCGGTTGTCGTGATGTCGGCGAAGAAGGCCGAGGCGCTGGGCCTCACGCCACTCGCGCGCATCAAGGCGTACGCGAGCGCGGGCGTCGATCCGAAGGTGATGGGCATGGGCCCGGTGCCGGCGTCCAAGCGCTGTCTCGAGCGCGCGGGCTGGTCGGCCTCGGATCTCGACCTGATGGAGATCAATGAGGCGTTCGCGGCACAGGCGCTCGCCGTGCACAAGCAAATGGGCTGGGATACGTCGAAGGTCAACGTAAATGGCGGTGCGATCGCGATCGGCCACCCGATCGGCGCGTCCGGCTGCCGGATTCTCGTCACGCTGCTGCATGAAATGCAAAAGCGCGACGCCAAGCGCGGTCTCGCGTCGCTGTGCATCGGCGGCGGGATGGGCGTGGCGCTCGCAGTGGAACGCGCCTGA
- a CDS encoding 3-ketoacyl-ACP reductase: MTQRIAYVTGGMGGIGTSISQRLHKQGFKVVVGCGPNSPRRVKWLEQQKALGYDFIASEGNVGDWESTKLAFDKVKSEVGEVDVLVNNAGITRDVVFRKMTHEDWTAVIDTNLTSLFNVTKQVIDGMVERGFGRVINISSVNGQKGQFGQTNYSTAKAGIHGFTMALAQEVATKGVTVNTVSPGYIGTDMVKSIRPDVLEKIVATIPVRRLGSPDEIASIVAWLASDESGFSTGADFSLNGGLHMG, translated from the coding sequence ATGACTCAGCGTATTGCGTACGTAACTGGCGGCATGGGCGGCATCGGTACGAGCATCAGCCAGCGCCTGCACAAACAGGGCTTCAAGGTCGTCGTGGGCTGCGGCCCGAATTCGCCGCGCCGGGTGAAGTGGCTCGAACAGCAGAAGGCGCTGGGCTATGACTTCATCGCGTCGGAAGGCAACGTCGGCGATTGGGAGTCGACCAAGCTGGCGTTCGACAAGGTAAAATCCGAAGTCGGCGAAGTCGACGTGCTGGTCAACAATGCGGGCATCACGCGCGACGTCGTGTTCCGCAAGATGACGCACGAAGACTGGACGGCCGTGATCGACACGAACCTGACGAGCCTCTTCAACGTGACGAAGCAGGTGATCGACGGGATGGTCGAGCGCGGGTTTGGCCGCGTCATCAACATTTCGTCGGTGAACGGCCAGAAGGGCCAGTTCGGTCAGACCAATTATTCGACCGCCAAGGCCGGCATCCACGGCTTCACGATGGCGCTCGCGCAGGAAGTGGCGACCAAGGGCGTGACGGTCAATACGGTGTCGCCGGGCTATATCGGCACGGATATGGTCAAGTCCATCCGCCCGGATGTTCTGGAAAAGATCGTCGCGACGATTCCGGTGCGCCGTCTGGGCTCGCCGGACGAAATCGCGTCGATCGTGGCGTGGCTCGCTTCGGACGAATCGGGGTTCTCGACGGGCGCCGATTTCTCGCTGAACGGCGGGTTGCATATGGGCTGA
- the phaR gene encoding polyhydroxyalkanoate synthesis repressor PhaR, protein MSTTTKKTAERLIKKYPNRRLYDTETSTYITLSDVKQLVLEQEDFKVIDAKSNEDLTRSILLQIILEEESGGVPMFSSSMLSQIIRFYGHAMQGMMGTYLEKNIQAFIEIQNKLADQSKNLYEGNALNPEVWSQFMNMQAPMMQGMMTSYIEQSKNMFVQMQEQMQNQAKNMFSTFPFKPNPEPEKK, encoded by the coding sequence ATGTCCACCACTACAAAGAAAACAGCCGAACGACTGATCAAGAAATATCCGAACCGTCGGCTCTATGACACTGAGACGAGCACCTACATCACGTTGAGCGACGTGAAGCAGCTTGTGCTCGAGCAGGAGGACTTCAAGGTCATCGATGCGAAGAGCAACGAGGACCTGACGCGCAGCATCCTGTTGCAGATCATTCTCGAAGAGGAGAGCGGCGGCGTGCCGATGTTCTCCTCTTCGATGCTGTCGCAAATCATCCGTTTCTACGGCCATGCGATGCAGGGAATGATGGGGACGTACCTGGAAAAGAACATCCAGGCGTTCATCGAGATCCAGAACAAGCTCGCCGATCAGTCGAAGAACCTGTATGAAGGCAATGCGCTGAACCCGGAAGTGTGGTCTCAGTTCATGAACATGCAGGCGCCGATGATGCAGGGCATGATGACGAGCTACATCGAGCAGTCGAAGAACATGTTCGTGCAGATGCAGGAGCAGATGCAGAACCAGGCGAAGAATATGTTCAGCACGTTCCCGTTCAAGCCGAATCCGGAGCCGGAGAAGAAGTAA
- a CDS encoding MFS transporter, whose protein sequence is MEVKSNEPLATGESGVTARGNKASNRIWIVVFVFAFLGMMVDGADLMVLSYTLSSLKEEFGLTHVEAGMFGTITMAGMAIGGIYGGWAADRFGRVRTVVGTILVFSVGTAILGLTQNFWQFAIVRFIASMGLGAEYVVCNTLMAEYAPTKRRTTILGTLQASYSVGYIMATLLAGAILPAYGWRWLYYIAIVPVVLAVLTYRYVPEPASWLAAKAKGLAGKSVQTAKESAWRRIGSNPGARRMFLLWSITACALQFGHFGVNTWMPTYLEKELQMKFSSMTGYMVGAYTAMILGKIAAGWLADRFGRRVVFSLGALGAAVFLPVLVLHHTPGNIVYLMTIFGFLYGIPYGVNATYMTESFETHIRGTAVGGAYNVGRIGAAVAPAAIGFLATNGSIGAGFLMMGCAYFVCGLIPALCIKEKLYDPLE, encoded by the coding sequence ATGGAAGTCAAGTCCAATGAGCCGCTCGCAACGGGCGAATCAGGCGTTACCGCGCGCGGCAACAAGGCCAGCAACCGCATCTGGATAGTGGTGTTCGTGTTCGCGTTCCTCGGCATGATGGTCGATGGCGCGGACCTCATGGTGCTGTCCTACACCCTGTCGAGCCTGAAGGAGGAGTTCGGTCTCACCCACGTCGAAGCCGGGATGTTCGGCACCATCACGATGGCCGGCATGGCCATCGGCGGGATCTATGGCGGCTGGGCGGCCGACCGCTTCGGTCGGGTGCGTACCGTCGTCGGCACCATCCTCGTGTTTTCGGTCGGCACCGCCATACTTGGCCTGACACAGAACTTCTGGCAGTTCGCCATTGTCCGTTTCATTGCATCGATGGGCCTCGGCGCCGAATATGTGGTCTGCAATACGTTGATGGCCGAGTATGCGCCTACTAAGCGACGCACGACGATCCTCGGCACGCTGCAGGCGTCGTACTCGGTTGGCTATATCATGGCGACGCTCTTGGCGGGCGCCATCCTGCCGGCGTACGGGTGGCGCTGGCTCTACTACATCGCCATCGTACCCGTGGTGCTGGCCGTGCTGACGTACCGCTACGTGCCGGAGCCTGCAAGCTGGCTGGCGGCAAAGGCGAAGGGCTTGGCCGGCAAGTCGGTACAAACCGCCAAAGAGAGTGCCTGGAGGCGGATCGGCTCCAATCCCGGCGCACGTCGCATGTTCCTGCTCTGGTCAATCACCGCGTGCGCACTGCAGTTCGGCCACTTCGGCGTGAATACTTGGATGCCGACCTATCTCGAAAAAGAGCTTCAGATGAAGTTCAGTTCGATGACGGGCTACATGGTCGGCGCCTACACGGCGATGATTCTGGGCAAGATCGCGGCCGGCTGGCTTGCCGATCGCTTCGGCCGGCGCGTGGTCTTTTCGCTGGGTGCGCTGGGTGCGGCAGTGTTCCTGCCAGTCCTCGTGTTGCACCACACGCCGGGCAACATCGTCTACCTAATGACGATCTTCGGCTTCCTTTATGGCATTCCGTACGGCGTGAATGCCACTTACATGACCGAGAGCTTTGAAACGCACATTCGTGGCACTGCGGTGGGCGGCGCGTATAACGTGGGTCGCATCGGCGCTGCCGTGGCGCCGGCGGCGATCGGATTCCTCGCCACGAACGGCTCCATCGGCGCGGGGTTCCTCATGATGGGCTGTGCGTATTTCGTGTGCGGGTTGATCCCGGCGCTCTGTATCAAGGAAAAACTGTACGATCCGCTGGAATGA
- a CDS encoding CaiB/BaiF CoA transferase family protein, which produces MTYSTIDSLSGLPTPSPRTGALSHLRVLDLSRVLAGPWCTQNLADMGADVIKIEKPGEGDDTRRWGPPFLLDQDGVATQQGGYFTAANRNKRSVTVDIATPAGQELIRELAQKSDVVVENFKTEGLKRYGLDYDSLSTLNPRLIYCSVTGFGHTGPYAARPGYDLLIQAMSGLMSITGHADAEPGGGPMRAGVAVIDLFSGMYATTAILGALEARHFTGRGQHIDIALLDVAMAVLANQGAGFLNANDVPQRLGNAHPSVVPFQDFPTADGNMVLAIGNDAQFARFCDAAGVDWARDERYASNSGRVNNRKALIAMLIELTRTRSTADWIALLEASAVPCGPINNIAQAYSDPHVQSRGLRIQQERYPGAQLPAGHVNRVVTAASPLRLSETPTTLRYAPPALGQHTEEVLGDYLKLDSQQLETLRAKGVI; this is translated from the coding sequence ATGACATATTCAACCATTGACTCTCTATCGGGATTGCCCACTCCTTCTCCGCGCACCGGCGCCTTGAGTCACCTGCGCGTGCTTGATCTCTCGCGCGTGCTGGCCGGGCCTTGGTGCACTCAGAACTTAGCGGATATGGGCGCCGATGTAATCAAGATCGAAAAGCCTGGTGAAGGCGACGATACCCGCCGTTGGGGGCCGCCGTTCCTGCTTGACCAAGATGGCGTCGCTACCCAGCAGGGCGGCTATTTCACGGCTGCAAATCGCAACAAGCGCTCGGTCACTGTGGACATTGCCACGCCCGCGGGTCAAGAACTGATCCGCGAGCTGGCACAGAAGAGTGATGTGGTGGTGGAAAACTTCAAGACGGAGGGGCTTAAGCGCTACGGGCTAGACTACGACAGCTTGAGCACGCTCAACCCGCGCTTGATCTACTGCTCGGTCACGGGTTTCGGTCACACCGGCCCCTATGCGGCGCGTCCTGGCTATGACCTGCTGATTCAGGCCATGAGCGGCCTGATGAGTATCACCGGCCATGCCGACGCCGAACCCGGTGGCGGCCCGATGAGGGCGGGCGTGGCGGTAATCGACCTATTCAGCGGCATGTACGCAACTACCGCGATCCTTGGTGCGCTGGAGGCGCGCCACTTTACTGGCCGTGGCCAGCATATCGATATTGCCCTGCTCGACGTCGCTATGGCAGTGCTTGCCAACCAGGGCGCGGGATTTCTGAACGCCAATGACGTGCCCCAGCGCCTAGGCAATGCCCACCCCAGTGTGGTGCCCTTTCAGGATTTCCCCACGGCCGATGGCAACATGGTGCTGGCTATCGGCAACGACGCGCAGTTCGCGCGCTTTTGTGACGCCGCCGGCGTGGATTGGGCGCGCGACGAGCGCTATGCCTCCAACAGCGGTCGCGTCAACAACCGCAAAGCGCTGATCGCGATGCTCATCGAACTCACACGTACTCGGTCGACCGCAGATTGGATCGCGCTACTCGAAGCCAGCGCCGTACCGTGCGGACCGATCAACAACATCGCTCAAGCCTATTCCGATCCGCATGTGCAATCCCGCGGCCTACGAATTCAACAGGAGCGCTATCCCGGAGCACAGCTGCCTGCCGGCCACGTCAATCGGGTAGTGACGGCCGCCAGCCCGCTGCGCTTGTCGGAGACTCCGACCACGCTGCGCTACGCCCCGCCGGCGCTCGGCCAGCACACCGAGGAGGTGCTGGGCGACTATCTCAAGCTCGATTCGCAGCAACTCGAAACCTTGCGCGCCAAGGGCGTGATCTAA
- a CDS encoding acetyl-CoA C-acetyltransferase: MRQAVICEPVRTPVGRYGGVYRDLQAGELAETVLRELVRRTSLDPAQIDDVIFGQCYPNGEAPAIGRVASLNAGLGIRVPGLQLDRRCGSGLRAVIDASMRVQTGVADLVIAGGAESMSQAEHYVLGARWGGLRGDSSALWDRIARGRITSGGRHHPLEGGMLETAENLRREYGITREAQDQLAYQSHMRAVAAQKKGLFKEEIVPVQVKTKGGEQQIDTDEHPRADVTMESLAELRPVRQKVDAESTVTAGNASGQNDGAAACIVTTPERAAELGLRPLGRLVTWGVAGVEPERMGIGPVPATEIALRRAGLVLKDIDLIELNEAFAAQVLACTTAMGFEASDFERLNVNGSGISLGHPVGATGVRILATMLRELDRRGARYGLETMCIGGGQGLAAVFERVA; this comes from the coding sequence ATGCGACAAGCAGTGATCTGTGAACCGGTACGCACGCCGGTCGGCCGCTACGGCGGCGTATATCGCGATCTTCAGGCGGGCGAACTCGCCGAGACGGTGCTCCGGGAACTGGTGCGGCGCACGTCGCTCGACCCGGCGCAGATTGATGATGTGATCTTCGGCCAGTGCTATCCGAACGGCGAGGCGCCTGCGATCGGCCGCGTCGCGAGCCTGAACGCGGGGCTCGGCATCCGCGTGCCGGGGCTGCAGCTCGACCGTCGCTGCGGATCGGGCCTGCGGGCGGTGATCGACGCGTCGATGCGAGTGCAGACAGGCGTGGCGGATCTGGTGATCGCGGGCGGTGCGGAGAGCATGAGCCAGGCCGAGCACTATGTGCTCGGCGCGCGTTGGGGCGGGCTGCGCGGTGATTCTTCCGCGCTGTGGGACCGGATCGCGCGCGGGCGCATCACGTCGGGCGGCCGTCATCACCCGCTCGAGGGCGGGATGCTGGAGACGGCGGAGAACCTGCGCCGCGAATACGGAATCACGCGCGAGGCGCAGGACCAACTGGCGTATCAGTCGCATATGCGCGCGGTGGCCGCACAGAAGAAAGGGCTCTTCAAGGAAGAGATCGTGCCGGTGCAGGTGAAAACGAAGGGCGGCGAGCAGCAGATCGACACGGACGAGCATCCGCGCGCGGACGTGACGATGGAAAGCCTCGCCGAACTGCGTCCGGTGCGTCAGAAGGTTGACGCGGAGTCGACGGTGACGGCGGGCAACGCGAGCGGCCAGAACGATGGCGCGGCGGCGTGCATCGTGACGACGCCGGAGAGGGCTGCGGAACTGGGTCTGCGCCCTCTCGGGCGCCTGGTGACGTGGGGTGTCGCAGGCGTGGAGCCGGAACGGATGGGGATCGGGCCGGTGCCGGCGACGGAGATCGCGCTGCGCCGAGCGGGCCTCGTGCTGAAAGACATCGACCTGATCGAGCTGAACGAGGCGTTCGCGGCCCAGGTGCTCGCGTGCACGACGGCGATGGGTTTCGAGGCAAGCGATTTCGAGCGCCTCAACGTAAACGGCTCGGGCATCTCGCTCGGGCATCCGGTCGGTGCGACGGGCGTGCGGATACTCGCAACGATGCTGCGCGAGCTGGACCGCCGCGGCGCGCGCTACGGTCTCGAGACGATGTGCATCGGCGGCGGCCAGGGGCTCGCGGCGGTGTTCGAACGCGTCGCCTGA